A genomic window from Capra hircus breed San Clemente unplaced genomic scaffold, ASM170441v1, whole genome shotgun sequence includes:
- the LOC108634570 gene encoding LOW QUALITY PROTEIN: zinc finger protein 280B-like (The sequence of the model RefSeq protein was modified relative to this genomic sequence to represent the inferred CDS: inserted 1 base in 1 codon; substituted 1 base at 1 genomic stop codon) has translation MQLDSVRCKPVRPLGENGLTKTDFPSLASPDKIVDPTEGNLIVLLHDFYYGEHIGVGQPEPKTHTVFKXLSCLKVLKNVKFMNHMKHHLELERQRGDSWKNHTTCQHCLRQFPTPFQLQCHIESVHTPQGPSAVCQICELSFETDQVLLEHMKDNHKPGEMPYVCQVCSYRSSFFADVDAHFRACHGNTKTLLCPFCLKIFKTDISPGXPFMNYTVWGHWEKSFHQCSKCQLQFLNFREKMEHKTQGHQMFKKPKQLEGLSPETKVVIQVSLEPHQPGLVEVTSITVNASDSEPSTPKSKTTMELSEDSKYSG, from the exons ATGCAGCTG gacagtGTTCGTTGCAAGCCTGTAAgacctttaggggaaaatggactgacaaaaactgattttccaagtttagcaagtccagacaagattgttgatcccacagaaggaaatctgattgtgttactTCATGACTTCTACTATGGAGAGCATATAGGAGTTGGGCAGCCAGAACCGAAGACCCACACAGTGTTTA gcctcagctgcttgaaagttctaaaaaatgtcaagtttatgaatcacatgaagcaccatttggaacttgagaggcagagaggtgacagctggaaaaaccacaccacctgccagcactgcctccgccagtttcctactcccttccagctgcagtgtcacattgaaagtgtccacactccccaggggccctccgcagtctgtcaaatctgtgagttgtcctttgagacagatcaggttctcttagaacacatgaaagacaatcacaagcctggtgaaatgccctatgtatgccaggtttgcagttacagatcatcattttttgcagatgtggatgcacatttccgagcatgccatggtaacactaagactttactttgcccgttttgtctcaaaatttttaaaactgatattagccctgggt AGCCTTTTATGAATTACACAGTTTGGG ggcactgggaaaagagttttcaccagtgttccaaatgtcagctacagtttttaaatttcagagaGAAAATGGAGCACAAGACCCAGGgtcatcaaatgtttaagaagcctaagcagctagagggattgtctcctgaaacaaaagttgttattcaggtatCACTGGAACCTCATCAACCAGGATTGGTAGAAGTAACATCCATTACTGTGAATGCATCTGATTCTGAACCATCAACCCCCAAATCTAAAA CTACAATGGAGTTGTCTGAGGATAGTAAATATAGTGGATAA